A region from the Falco rusticolus isolate bFalRus1 chromosome 4, bFalRus1.pri, whole genome shotgun sequence genome encodes:
- the LOC119146942 gene encoding cytochrome P450 3A9-like, translating to MNLLPSCSVETWALLLIFIALLVAYGTWPFGVFKKLGIPGPRPLPFFGTCLEYRKGFLEFDNECFQKYGKVWGIYDGRQPVMAVVDPQIIKSVLVKECYSTFTNRRRMELVGVLSNAVSLAEDEQWKRIRTVLSPTFTSGKLKEMFHIIKHYGEVLVKNVQKRVEKDQALTVKDIFGSYSMDVITGTSFGVNIDSMNNPKDPFVREMQKLVKFDFFDPLFILIFVCPFVIPLLAKMNVNIFPKDALNFFMRSVAKIKQDREKETHNGRVDFLQLMIESQDSTSHGSNGTAHSHKGLTDIEILSQAFIFLFAGYEATSNTLCFLAYELALHPDVQQKVLEEIDTVLPNKAPLTYDAVMKLDYLDMTVNETLRLFPLGGRLERVCKRDIEINGVMIPKGTVVVIPPYTLHRNPEYWPNPEEFRPERFSKENKDTIDPYTYLPFGAGPRNCIGMRFGLLSLKVAITILLQHFTFQTCKETQIPLKLSSQGLLRPEKPIMLKLVPRTSTAPAEA from the exons ATGaacctccttccctcctgctcgGTGGAGACGTGGGCccttttgcttattttcatagCCCTCCTGGTAGC ATATGGAACCTGGCCGTTTGGTGTCTTCAAGAAGTTGGGTATTCCTGGGCCAAGACCTCTGCCTTTCTTTGGGACGTGCCTGGAATATCGCAAA gGTTTCTTGGAGTTTGACAATGAGTGTTTCCAGAAATATGGGAAAGTCTGGGG GATTTACGATGGCAGGCAACCTGTGATGGCTGTCGTGGACCCCCAGATCATTAAATCTGTGCTGGTTAAAGAGTGTTACTCCACCTTTACCAACCGCAGG CGTATGGAACTAGTAGGGGTGCTGAGCAACGCCGTCTCATTAGCCGAAGACGAACAGTGGAAAAGGATTCGCACTGTGCTCTCTCCAACCTTCACCAGTGGGAAGCTAAAGGAG ATGTTCCATATAATAAAGCACTATGGGGAAGTTTTGGTGAAAAATGTTCAAAAGCGAGTGGAAAAGGACCAGGCTCTAACTGTAAAGGA TATCTTTGGAAGCTACAGCATGGATGTCATCACCGGCACTTCGTTTGGTGTGAACATCGACTCAATGAACAACCCCAAAGACCCCTTTGTCAGAGAGATGCAGAAGCTGGtcaagtttgatttttttgaccCATTGTTCATCCTTATAT ttgtatGCCCATTCGTTATTCCTCTTTTGGCAAAGATGAATGTAAACATCTTCCCCAAGGATGCTCTAAATTTCTTCATGAGATCCGTCGCCAAAATCAAGCAGGATCGTGAAAAAGAGACTCACAAT GGCAGAGTAgattttctgcagctgatgaTTGAATCCCAGGACTCAACCAGTCATGGAAGCAATGGAACTGCTCATTCACACAAAG GCCTGACTGACATAGAGATCCTGTCACAAGCattcatctttttatttgctgGATACGAGGCCACCAGCAACACACTTTGCTTCCTAGCATATGAGCTGGCCCTGCATCCTGATGTGCAGCAAAAAGTGCTGGAGGAGATAGACACCGTGTTACCCAACAAG GCTCCTCTCACATACGACGCAGTCATGAAATTGGACTATCTTGATATGACAGTGAATGAAACCCTTCGGCTCTTTCCCCTTGGAGGACGGCTTGAGAGAGTCTGCAAGAGAGACATAGAAATAAATGGAGTGATGATTCCCAAAGGAACTGTTGTTGTAATCCCACCCTATACCCTCCACCGCAACCCTGAGTACTGGCCAAACCCAGAGGAGTTCAGACCAGAAAG GTTcagtaaggaaaacaaagacacCATAGACCCGTACACGTACCTACCCTTTGGAGCTGGCCCCAGGAACTGCATCGGGATGCGGTTTGGTCTCCTGAGTCTGAAAGTTGCCATCACCATCCTACTGCAACACTTCACCTTCCAAACCTGCAAAGAAACTCAG ATCCCTCTCAAGCTGAGCTCACAGGGATTGCTAAGACCAGAGAAACCCATCATGCTGAAGCTAGTCCCGCGGACCAGCACCGCTCCTGCAGAGGCGTAA